TTCTTCATCTACAATTACAATATGGCCAATTAAATTACCTTCTAATGTGTATTCAGTTGACATTGCACCTGAAAGTTCCATTACTTTTCCTAAGTCATGCAGAATCACACCTGAGTACAACAAAGGCTTATTGATTTCTGGATATTGCTCTGCAATAAATTTAGCTAAGCGCAACATTGAAATAGTATGGTATGACAAGCCACCCATATATGCATGATGGTGCTTTTTAGCTGCCGGAAATTGGAAAAATTCTTTTTGATATTTAGTCATTAAATGACGAACAACACGATTCATATTCGCATTTGTAATTTCAAAAATAGTTTGATTAATTTCTTCAACAATTTCTTCTTTTTTGATTGGCGCGCGTTCCATAAATAACTCTGGTGAATTGGGTTCATTATCATTTGCCAGTCTAATTTTAAATAATTTAACTTGAGGATTTCCTTGATAAAGTTCACGTTTACCTGATACACGTACCACTTTTCCAGCTAAAAATGCCTCAATATCAGAATCAGATGCATCCCAGTACTTTCCGTCTATTTGACCACTGACATCTTGAAAAGTAAAGGCGATAAATTTTTTCCCATTTTTGGCTACCCGTACATCTGCATTTTTTACCAATAGAAATAAATCAAATGTATCATCTACATTGTAATCAAAAATCTTTTTATCCATCAAACTCCCACTCTCGTTTATATATTTTTATTTACTCTTTTCTATTGTAACACTTTCACTTGCTCTTTGGAAAATTCCTTTTGACTTTCGCTACTACAAGTAAAATAAATGATCTGACTTGTTTGGCTAATTTCATTTAATAACTGAAATATTTCACTTCTTCGTTCAGCATCAAAATTGACAAAACCATCATCAATCAACAAAGGTAATTTTAATAAATCCGTTGCATTTTTTATGAAAGCAAATCGTAAAGCCACATAAAGTTGTTCGCCAGTCCCCTGAGATAACTCATTAACTTCATATATAGACCCATCTTGCCTCTGAACTTGAATTCGTTCATCTTTAAATAATAATCGCTGATAGTTCTTTTTTGTAAGAAGATTAAAATAATGAGAAGCATCTTCAATCATTTCTGGCAAACGATCTTTACGGGATAAAGTTAACATCTTTTCAATAATTTCTGCCGCAATTCGCAAACTACTCCATGATTGAACTAGCTCTTGCAACTCTGATTTTAAATTAGCAAATTCTTGTAGTAAGACGGAATATTGTCCACCTTCTTCTAAGTTTTTCAAGGCAACTTCACATTCAGCTTTTTGTTTTAACTGCGAGCTTATTTTCTTTTTTAACAGTTGCAATGTTTCATCTTGAGTTTGTAAGGCTTCAATTAATTCTTCTTTATCACGGTAATTTGTAAATAAAATTAAATCTTCCGCAATTTGATCCTCTAACAAATCTAATCGTGCTTTTTTTTGTTGCAATTCTTGATAAAGCACATATTTTTTTCGGAACTCTTCTTCGCTAGAAACATCTACGCTAGCAAATAAGCTTTTTTTATTTTTTTCAATGACTTTCTGATTTTCTTCTCC
This Carnobacterium maltaromaticum DSM 20342 DNA region includes the following protein-coding sequences:
- a CDS encoding 3'-5' exoribonuclease YhaM family protein, producing MDKKIFDYNVDDTFDLFLLVKNADVRVAKNGKKFIAFTFQDVSGQIDGKYWDASDSDIEAFLAGKVVRVSGKRELYQGNPQVKLFKIRLANDNEPNSPELFMERAPIKKEEIVEEINQTIFEITNANMNRVVRHLMTKYQKEFFQFPAAKKHHHAYMGGLSYHTISMLRLAKFIAEQYPEINKPLLYSGVILHDLGKVMELSGAMSTEYTLEGNLIGHIVIVDEEITKACLALKIDDKSEDIILLKHMILAHHGQLEYGSPVRPRLREAEVLHQIDNIDASINMLNVALNRTEPGTFTERIFGMDNRAFYKPNMTKVTSEEQLELLE